One region of Microbacterium rhizosphaerae genomic DNA includes:
- a CDS encoding bifunctional metallophosphatase/5'-nucleotidase: protein MPHDHSHDAAPEPRWCSCRIPDEIEQERRSGVSRRGFLTGVSAASALAAAGWVANPGKALAADGSDRSVTITIMGTSDIHSHALNWDYYTNAAYSDKAGNVVGLARVSSVVNHIREIRGRDHTLLFDAGDTIQGTPLGFYYATVDPITTSGAIHPMAAQMNAIGYDAVALGNHEFNYGLEFLDTWISQMDAPVLGANAVRAGTTVPAYKPYTIKTIHLKGHKPIRVGVLGMTNPGIVIWDKANVGGKLEVLDVVETAKRWVPIIRREGVDVLVVSVHAGDSGTSSYGGDLPNENAAKLIAQQVPGIDAILFGHAHVERNYLETGPTGETVAMSEPVCWGERLSVFDLELEFVRGRWQIAGKSVATVNTNTVQDDPALVSVIQSQHDAVVAYVNKPVATSTEALSAAEACWKDTAILDYVNKVQVDTVAKAIAGTPEASLPIVSIAAPFSRLASFPAGQVTIRDIAGLYIYDNTLLASVLTGAEIKDYLEYSAKYFNQVLVGTPVNTATLTNALNTPDYNYDQFSGVTYDIDVAQPQGSRILNLSWNGTPVASDQRFVVAVNNYRQSGGGGFPHIATAPVVYNAQVAIREAIVAYASAAGVIDPKDFHVVNWQLVQGGVPVF from the coding sequence ATGCCTCACGACCACAGCCACGACGCCGCCCCCGAACCCCGGTGGTGCTCGTGCCGGATTCCCGACGAGATCGAACAGGAGCGCCGCAGCGGGGTCAGCCGACGAGGATTCCTCACCGGAGTCTCGGCGGCCAGCGCCCTGGCCGCCGCCGGCTGGGTCGCGAACCCCGGCAAGGCCCTCGCCGCCGACGGGTCCGACAGGTCCGTGACGATCACGATCATGGGCACGTCCGACATCCACTCGCACGCCCTCAACTGGGACTACTACACGAACGCCGCTTACAGCGACAAGGCCGGCAACGTCGTCGGCCTCGCGCGTGTCTCGAGCGTCGTGAACCACATCCGCGAGATCCGGGGTCGTGACCACACGCTGCTGTTCGACGCCGGCGACACGATCCAGGGCACGCCCCTCGGCTTCTACTACGCCACGGTCGACCCGATCACGACCTCGGGTGCGATCCACCCCATGGCCGCGCAGATGAACGCCATCGGGTACGACGCCGTCGCCCTCGGCAACCACGAGTTCAACTACGGACTCGAGTTCCTCGACACGTGGATCTCGCAGATGGATGCACCGGTCCTCGGTGCGAACGCCGTGCGCGCCGGCACGACCGTCCCGGCGTACAAGCCGTACACGATCAAGACGATCCACCTGAAGGGCCACAAGCCGATCCGCGTGGGCGTGCTCGGCATGACGAACCCCGGCATCGTCATCTGGGACAAGGCGAACGTGGGCGGCAAGCTCGAGGTGCTCGACGTCGTCGAGACGGCCAAGCGCTGGGTGCCGATCATCCGTCGCGAGGGCGTCGACGTGCTCGTCGTGAGCGTCCACGCGGGCGACAGCGGAACCTCCTCGTACGGCGGAGACCTCCCGAACGAGAACGCCGCGAAGCTCATCGCTCAGCAGGTGCCGGGCATCGACGCGATCCTCTTCGGCCACGCGCACGTCGAGCGCAACTACCTCGAGACGGGCCCGACGGGCGAGACGGTCGCCATGAGCGAGCCGGTCTGCTGGGGCGAGCGGCTGAGCGTGTTCGACCTCGAGCTCGAGTTCGTGCGGGGCAGGTGGCAGATCGCCGGCAAGAGCGTCGCCACCGTCAACACGAACACCGTGCAGGACGATCCCGCGCTCGTCTCGGTCATCCAGTCGCAGCACGACGCGGTCGTCGCGTACGTCAACAAGCCGGTCGCCACCTCGACCGAGGCGCTGTCGGCGGCCGAGGCGTGCTGGAAGGACACCGCGATCCTCGACTACGTGAACAAGGTGCAGGTCGACACGGTGGCGAAGGCGATCGCGGGCACGCCCGAGGCATCCCTCCCGATCGTCTCGATCGCGGCGCCCTTCAGCCGCCTCGCCTCGTTCCCGGCCGGCCAGGTCACGATCCGCGACATCGCCGGTCTGTACATCTACGACAACACGCTGCTGGCGTCGGTGCTCACGGGCGCCGAGATCAAGGACTACCTCGAGTACTCGGCGAAGTACTTCAACCAGGTCCTGGTCGGGACGCCGGTGAACACGGCGACGCTGACGAACGCGCTGAACACCCCGGACTACAACTACGACCAGTTCTCCGGTGTCACGTACGACATCGATGTCGCTCAGCCGCAGGGGTCGCGCATCCTGAACCTGTCGTGGAACGGGACGCCCGTCGCGTCGGACCAGAGGTTCGTCGTCGCGGTCAACAACTACCGTCAGTCCGGCGGCGGCGGGTTCCCGCACATCGCGACGGCGCCGGTGGTCTACAACGCCCAGGTCGCGATCCGCGAGGCGATCGTCGCGTATGCGTCGGCCGCGGGAGTCATCGACCCCAAGGACTTCCACGTGGTCAACTGGCAGCTGGTCCAGGGCGGCGTCCCGGTCTTCTGA
- the ilvC gene encoding ketol-acid reductoisomerase: MADIIYDDDADLSIIQSKKVAIVGYGSQGHAHAQNLRDSGVEVVIALKDGSKSIAKAQEDGFEVKNVADAAAWADLIMILAPDQHQRSIYKDSIKDNLTEGKTLAFAHGFNIRFGYIEAPEGVDVILVAPKAPGHTVRREFVAGRGIPDIIAVEKDASGHAWDTAKSYAKAIGGTRAGVIETTFTEETETDLFGEQAVLCGGMSHLVEYGFETLTEAGYQPEIAYFEVLHELKLIVDLMWEGGIAKQRWSISDTAEYGDYVSGPRVIDPSVKENMKAVLADIQSGAFAKRFIDDQDAGAPEFLALREKEAQHPIEATGRELRALFAWKQQDSDYVEGSAAR, encoded by the coding sequence ATGGCTGACATCATCTACGACGACGACGCCGACCTCTCGATCATCCAGAGCAAGAAGGTCGCGATCGTGGGCTACGGCTCGCAGGGCCACGCCCACGCGCAGAACCTGCGCGACTCCGGTGTCGAGGTCGTCATCGCGCTGAAGGACGGCTCCAAGTCGATCGCCAAGGCGCAGGAGGACGGCTTCGAGGTCAAGAACGTCGCCGACGCGGCGGCCTGGGCGGACCTGATCATGATCCTCGCGCCCGACCAGCACCAGCGCTCGATCTACAAGGACTCCATCAAGGACAATCTGACCGAGGGCAAGACGCTGGCGTTCGCGCACGGCTTCAACATCCGCTTCGGCTACATCGAGGCGCCGGAGGGCGTGGACGTGATCCTCGTCGCGCCGAAGGCCCCCGGCCACACCGTGCGTCGCGAGTTCGTCGCCGGTCGCGGCATCCCGGACATCATCGCCGTCGAGAAGGATGCCTCCGGCCACGCCTGGGACACCGCGAAGTCGTACGCCAAGGCCATCGGCGGCACGCGTGCCGGCGTCATCGAGACGACCTTCACCGAGGAGACCGAGACCGACCTGTTCGGCGAGCAGGCCGTGCTGTGCGGCGGCATGTCGCACCTCGTCGAGTACGGCTTCGAGACGCTCACCGAGGCGGGCTACCAGCCGGAGATCGCCTACTTCGAGGTGCTGCACGAGTTGAAGCTCATCGTCGACCTCATGTGGGAGGGCGGCATCGCGAAGCAGCGCTGGTCGATCTCCGACACGGCCGAGTACGGCGACTACGTCTCGGGCCCGCGTGTCATCGACCCGTCCGTCAAGGAGAACATGAAGGCGGTGCTCGCCGACATCCAGTCGGGCGCGTTCGCCAAGCGCTTCATCGACGACCAGGATGCCGGTGCCCCCGAGTTCCTCGCGCTCCGCGAGAAGGAGGCACAGCACCCGATCGAGGCGACCGGGCGTGAGCTGCGCGCGCTCTTCGCCTGGAAGCAGCAGGACTCCGACTACGTGGAGGGTTCAGCCGCGCGCTGA
- the ilvN gene encoding acetolactate synthase small subunit, translated as MTSHVLSLLVEDKPGLLTRVAGLFARRGFNIESLAVGVTEVPGLSRITVVVDVDELPLEQVTKQLNKLINVIKIVELDPVASVQREHMLVKVRADNSNRSNVLEVVNLFRASVVDYASDAVVVEVTGDKGKVDALLRALEPFGIKELAQSGLLAIGRGGKSITERVLRG; from the coding sequence ATGACGAGTCATGTGCTGAGCCTCCTCGTGGAGGACAAGCCGGGTCTGCTGACCCGCGTCGCGGGTCTGTTCGCCCGCCGCGGCTTCAACATCGAGTCGCTCGCCGTGGGCGTCACGGAGGTGCCGGGGCTCTCGCGCATCACCGTGGTGGTGGATGTCGACGAACTGCCGCTCGAGCAGGTGACGAAGCAGCTCAACAAGCTGATCAACGTCATCAAGATCGTCGAGCTCGACCCCGTCGCATCCGTCCAGCGGGAGCACATGCTCGTGAAGGTGCGTGCCGACAACAGCAACCGCTCGAACGTGCTCGAGGTGGTGAACCTCTTCCGTGCCTCGGTCGTCGACTATGCCTCGGACGCCGTGGTCGTCGAGGTGACGGGCGACAAAGGCAAGGTCGACGCCCTGCTGCGCGCGCTCGAGCCGTTCGGCATCAAGGAGCTCGCCCAGTCCGGCCTGCTCGCCATCGGCCGCGGGGGCAAGAGCATCACCGAACGCGTCCTGCGCGGCTGA